A genomic region of Bosea sp. 124 contains the following coding sequences:
- the metC gene encoding cystathionine beta-lyase: MKKLPPSEFARLGERTRLVMAGRDPSDSYGFVNPPIVRGSTVVYPSTEDFLARKARYSYGTQGNPTIDALIAACNTIEGGAGTVVTPSGLLACTLPFLAFLSAGDHVLVTDSVYRPTRNFCESMLKRMGIETTYYDPTIGAGIAGLFKANTRAVWTEAPGSQTFEMQDIPAIVAAAHARDILVMMDNTWATPLFFDSHKAGVDVSVQAGTKYYAGHSDVLIGTISARTPELYKQLRQSWEQLGVIIAPEDAFLTLRGMRTMAIRLKEQMPAGIAMAQWLAARPEVARVMHPALPEDPGHALWKRDFTGASSLFGFELAPVSMTAVAAMLDGLTLFGMGASWGGYESLVLPFDCKAYRTATTPGFKGPTIRIHIGLEDLDDLKADLDAGFARLRAAG, encoded by the coding sequence ATGAAAAAGCTGCCTCCCTCCGAATTCGCTCGTCTCGGCGAGAGAACCCGTCTCGTCATGGCCGGCCGCGATCCGTCCGACAGCTATGGCTTCGTCAACCCGCCAATCGTGCGCGGCTCGACCGTGGTCTATCCCTCGACCGAGGATTTTCTCGCCCGCAAGGCACGCTACTCCTACGGCACGCAGGGCAATCCCACGATCGACGCGCTCATTGCCGCCTGCAACACGATCGAGGGCGGCGCCGGCACGGTGGTCACGCCGTCGGGCCTGCTCGCCTGCACGCTGCCCTTCCTCGCCTTCCTCTCGGCAGGCGATCACGTCCTGGTGACCGACAGCGTCTATCGGCCGACGCGCAATTTCTGCGAGTCAATGCTGAAGCGCATGGGCATCGAGACGACCTATTACGACCCGACGATCGGGGCCGGCATCGCCGGCCTGTTCAAGGCCAACACCAGGGCGGTCTGGACCGAGGCGCCGGGCTCCCAGACCTTCGAGATGCAGGACATCCCGGCCATCGTCGCTGCCGCCCATGCCCGCGACATCCTGGTGATGATGGACAACACCTGGGCGACGCCGCTGTTCTTCGACAGCCACAAGGCGGGCGTCGATGTCAGCGTGCAGGCCGGCACCAAATACTATGCCGGCCATTCCGACGTGCTGATCGGCACGATCTCGGCCCGGACGCCGGAGCTCTACAAGCAGCTCCGCCAGAGCTGGGAGCAGCTCGGTGTCATCATCGCGCCGGAGGACGCCTTCCTGACGCTGCGCGGCATGCGCACCATGGCGATCCGCCTGAAGGAGCAGATGCCGGCCGGCATCGCCATGGCGCAGTGGCTCGCCGCGCGTCCCGAAGTCGCCCGCGTCATGCACCCGGCCCTGCCCGAGGACCCCGGACACGCACTCTGGAAGCGCGACTTCACCGGCGCCTCCTCGCTCTTCGGCTTTGAACTGGCGCCCGTCTCAATGACGGCCGTGGCGGCGATGCTGGACGGCCTCACCCTGTTCGGCATGGGGGCGTCCTGGGGCGGCTATGAGAGCCTCGTCCTGCCTTTCGACTGCAAGGCCTACCGCACGGCGACGACGCCGGGCTTCAAGGGCCCGACGATCCGCATCCATATCGGGCTGGAAGACCTCGACGACCTCAAGGCCGATCTGGACGCCGGCTTCGCCAGGCTGCGCGCGGCGGGCTGA
- a CDS encoding lipid-A-disaccharide synthase N-terminal domain-containing protein — protein sequence MIISIGHAVSDYIYDVFVLKFDFWLAFGIVAQLLFTARFLVQWLASEREGNSVMPLSFWYFSMAGGLMTLVYGVVRREPIIIMGQALAMVIYTRNLVLIFRNRRRQRGSRA from the coding sequence GTGATCATCTCGATCGGCCATGCGGTCTCGGACTACATCTACGACGTCTTCGTGCTGAAGTTCGACTTCTGGCTTGCCTTCGGCATTGTCGCGCAACTGCTCTTCACCGCGCGTTTTCTCGTGCAATGGCTTGCCAGTGAACGCGAAGGCAATTCGGTGATGCCGCTGTCCTTCTGGTATTTCTCGATGGCGGGCGGCCTGATGACGCTGGTCTACGGCGTCGTCAGGCGCGAACCCATCATCATCATGGGCCAGGCGCTGGCGATGGTGATCTATACGCGCAACCTGGTGCTGATCTTCCGCAACCGGCGGCGCCAGCGCGGCTCCCGGGCCTGA